One region of Wyeomyia smithii strain HCP4-BCI-WySm-NY-G18 chromosome 3, ASM2978416v1, whole genome shotgun sequence genomic DNA includes:
- the LOC129729712 gene encoding mitochondrial inner membrane protease ATP23 homolog yields MSAKAKTKDSPPIPNAVIDRQTDGEEGKWGYDLYPERRGEKYKPSWGRVLLGIEGTEYLDKIKCEKNVYSCIKNSPMVKLMMGALKSSGCAIDIRRHIACEVCDVSVSGGYDPVLNQVVVCQNIARNEGIVQGVLTHEMIHMFDYCRNDLDFKNIDHLACTEIRAANLTHCSFLSACTQGDASPFKIKQAHQDCVKTKALNSVLAVRKVTPEEAIDAVERVFPKCYNDLEPIGRRIRRNSKDMFKAYMEGPMYGYDVD; encoded by the exons ATGTCTGCCAAAGCAAAGACCAAAGATTCACCACCAATTCCCAACGCTGTTATTGACCGCCAAACAGACGGCGAAGAGGGTAAATGGGGCTACGATCTGTACCCAGAGCGACGCGGTGAAAAGTACAAACCGAGCTGGGGCAGGGTTCTGTTAGGCATCGAAGGCACCGAATATCTGGACAAAATTAAATGCGAGAAGAACGTTTATTCGTGCATCAAAAACAGTCCTATGGTGAAGCTGATGATGGGAGCGCTCAAAAGTTCTGGCTG TGCAATCGACATCCGGCGCCACATAGCATGCGAGGTGTGTGATGTATCCGTCAGTGGCGGTTACGATCCGGTGCTGAATCAGGTGGTTGTTTGTCAGAACATTGCGCGCAACGAAGGAATTGTGCAGGGGGTGCTAACGCACGAGATGATTCACATGTTCGATTACTGTCGGAACGATTTGGATTTTAAGAACATTGATCATCTGGCGTGCACGGAAATTCGCGCTGCTAATCTAACGCATTGTTCTTTTCTTAGTGCGTGCACACAAGGTGACGCGTCACCGTTCAAAATTAAGCAAGCACATCAA GACTGTGTTAAAACGAAAGCCCTCAACTCAGTGCTAGCTGTACGGAAAGTGACACCAGAGGAAGCGATAGACGCGGTGGAGAGAGTATTCCCAAAGTGCTATAATGACCTCGAACCGATCGGTCGACGGATAAGGAGAAACTCCAAGGATATGTTTAAAGCTTACATGGAAGGTCCGATGTATGGTTACGATGTAGACTAG